One Cedecea neteri DNA segment encodes these proteins:
- the thiE gene encoding thiamine phosphate synthase → MSRLIFPATSRRLGLYPVVDSVEWIERLLGAGVKTIQLRIKDKRDADVEADVIAAIALGERYNARLFINDYWRLAIKHGAYGVHLGQEDMDVANLAAISEAGLRLGLSTHDNMEMDRALSANPSYIALGHVFPTQTKQMPSSPQGLNKLAEHIQTLGDYSTVAIGGISIDRVPAVLATGVGSVAVVSAITQAPDWRIATAKLLELAGTGDE, encoded by the coding sequence ATGTCCAGACTCATTTTCCCAGCCACGTCACGCAGGCTGGGCCTTTATCCAGTCGTCGACAGCGTGGAGTGGATCGAACGCCTCCTCGGGGCGGGCGTCAAAACCATCCAGCTCCGCATTAAAGATAAACGCGATGCAGACGTTGAAGCTGACGTTATCGCCGCCATTGCGCTGGGCGAACGCTACAACGCTCGCCTGTTCATCAACGACTACTGGCGACTGGCCATCAAACACGGTGCTTATGGCGTACATCTCGGCCAGGAAGATATGGATGTCGCCAATCTGGCGGCGATAAGCGAAGCCGGGCTTCGGCTGGGGCTTTCAACCCACGACAACATGGAAATGGATCGCGCCTTAAGCGCGAACCCGTCCTACATTGCGCTGGGCCATGTCTTCCCTACCCAAACCAAGCAAATGCCCTCCTCCCCGCAGGGGCTGAATAAGCTGGCAGAACATATCCAGACGCTGGGTGATTATTCCACCGTCGCCATCGGCGGGATAAGCATCGATCGTGTGCCTGCCGTGTTAGCTACCGGCGTGGGCAGCGTCGCCGTCGTCAGCGCCATTACGCAGGCTCCCGACTGGCGTATCGCCACGGCGAAGCTACTCGAACTGGCAGGAACCGGCGATGAATGA